In the Ramlibacter tataouinensis TTB310 genome, one interval contains:
- a CDS encoding disulfide bond formation protein B, with product MIVDWLDRAPRRVLALVAVVSVAMLAFGLYLQHVVGLEPCPMCIVQRYALIGVALAAGLTAFARGRGALLAGSGLGLLAAGFGGFVAARQSWLQWYPPEIASCGRDFYGMIETFPLRRAIPMIFRGSGDCTKIDWTFLGLSIANWSLLWFAAFALLFLLLLVRQGRGGTRAQAA from the coding sequence GTGATCGTCGATTGGTTGGACCGCGCGCCGCGCCGCGTGCTGGCGCTGGTGGCCGTGGTGAGCGTGGCCATGCTGGCCTTCGGGCTGTACCTGCAGCATGTCGTCGGCCTGGAGCCGTGCCCCATGTGCATCGTGCAGCGTTACGCGCTGATCGGGGTGGCCCTGGCAGCGGGCCTGACGGCCTTTGCCCGTGGCCGCGGGGCCTTGCTGGCCGGCAGCGGGCTGGGCCTGCTGGCCGCCGGTTTCGGCGGCTTCGTGGCCGCCCGCCAGAGCTGGCTGCAGTGGTATCCGCCCGAGATCGCGTCCTGCGGCCGCGACTTCTACGGGATGATCGAGACCTTCCCGCTGCGGCGCGCCATCCCCATGATCTTCCGCGGCAGCGGCGACTGCACCAAGATCGACTGGACCTTCCTGGGCCTGTCGATCGCCAACTGGTCCCTGCTCTGGTTCGCCGCCTTCGCGCTGCTGTTCCTCTTGCTGCTGGTGCGCCAAGGCCGGGGCGGCACCCGCGCGCAGGCCGCCTGA
- a CDS encoding HNH endonuclease, translating into MATGRIKRRQRDTTLDALPPVAVGDPACPLCGRPIPPAQRDAHHLLPRSHGGRHTEVLHRICHRQVHALLSEAELARDYHSIEALRSHPEVARFIAWVRTKPPGFMERTRKSARRRGG; encoded by the coding sequence ATGGCCACCGGGCGCATCAAACGCCGCCAACGCGACACCACCCTGGACGCGCTGCCGCCCGTCGCGGTGGGTGACCCGGCGTGCCCCCTGTGCGGCCGTCCCATCCCGCCGGCGCAACGCGACGCCCACCACCTGCTGCCGCGCTCGCACGGCGGACGGCACACCGAGGTGCTGCACCGCATCTGCCACCGCCAGGTCCATGCGCTGTTGAGTGAAGCCGAGCTGGCGCGCGACTACCACAGCATCGAGGCGCTGCGCAGCCACCCCGAGGTGGCGCGCTTCATCGCCTGGGTGCGCACCAAGCCGCCGGGCTTCATGGAGCGCACGCGCAAGAGCGCGCGCCGACGCGGCGGCTGA
- a CDS encoding sulfate ABC transporter substrate-binding protein, protein MNLKLRSLVGGVLLAASTLASAQQTLLNVSYDVAREFYKDINAAFVPYYKKQTGKDVKIDQAHGGSSAQARAVADGLDADVVTMNTTTDVEFLAERGVVAKDWAKRFAHNAAPTTSTMLFLVRNGNPKNIKDWQDLTRPDVKVVVVNPKTGGNGRYAYLAAWGYVKKNGGSDAQAQEFLSKLYKNVPVLARGGRDATTAFLQRNTGDVLITFESEVESVNREFGANRVDVVYPSISIVAENPVAVVERTVAKKGTADLAKAYLDFLYTPEGQEIAAKHSIRPRDAAVLKKYAETFKPVKLFTVQELFGSLSEAQKVHFNDGGQFDKIYTVK, encoded by the coding sequence ATGAACCTCAAGCTCAGATCCCTGGTCGGCGGCGTCCTGCTGGCCGCCAGCACGCTGGCCTCGGCCCAGCAGACCCTGCTGAACGTCTCGTACGACGTGGCGCGCGAGTTCTACAAGGACATCAACGCCGCCTTCGTGCCCTACTACAAGAAGCAGACCGGCAAGGACGTCAAGATCGACCAGGCGCACGGCGGCTCCAGCGCGCAGGCGCGCGCCGTGGCCGACGGCCTGGACGCCGACGTGGTGACCATGAACACCACCACGGACGTGGAGTTCCTGGCCGAGCGCGGCGTGGTGGCCAAGGACTGGGCCAAGCGCTTTGCGCACAACGCGGCGCCCACCACCTCGACCATGCTGTTCCTGGTGCGCAACGGCAACCCCAAGAACATCAAGGACTGGCAGGACCTGACCCGGCCCGACGTCAAGGTCGTGGTGGTCAACCCCAAGACCGGCGGCAACGGCCGCTATGCCTACCTGGCGGCCTGGGGCTACGTCAAGAAGAACGGCGGCAGCGACGCGCAGGCGCAGGAGTTCCTGTCCAAGCTGTACAAGAACGTGCCGGTGCTGGCCCGCGGCGGCCGCGACGCCACCACGGCCTTCCTGCAGCGCAACACCGGCGACGTGCTGATCACCTTCGAGTCCGAGGTCGAGTCGGTGAACCGCGAATTCGGCGCGAACCGGGTGGACGTGGTCTACCCGTCCATCAGCATCGTGGCCGAGAACCCGGTGGCGGTGGTGGAGCGCACAGTGGCCAAGAAGGGCACGGCCGACCTGGCCAAGGCCTACCTGGACTTCCTCTACACCCCCGAGGGCCAGGAGATCGCCGCCAAGCACTCGATCCGCCCGCGCGATGCGGCCGTCCTCAAGAAATACGCCGAGACCTTCAAGCCGGTCAAGCTGTTCACCGTGCAGGAGCTGTTCGGCTCGCTGTCGGAGGCGCAGAAGGTGCACTTCAACGACGGCGGGCAGTTCGACAAGATATATACCGTCAAGTAA
- a CDS encoding extracellular catalytic domain type 2 short-chain-length polyhydroxyalkanoate depolymerase, whose protein sequence is MQGTMRALAAAGLALAGCAFGAMASAAVVLPKYNVSFDQVSVSGISSGGYMAAQMHVAYSRTVKKGAGIVAGGPVYCSQGNVNIATGPCMADTGSRNLPYLVSVVNTWSGNGYIDPTSNLATSKVYLFSGTIDSTVRQPVMDDLKSMYLNYIYSANINYRNDIAAEHAMPTDDYGNTCSYKGSPFINDCNLDIAGGILKWIYGSLNAKNTGTLGGAFVNFDQRAYWGNGDPTNHGMANDGWAYVPASCAAGQACRLHVAFHGCRQNVTTIGDQFYRRTGYNKWADTNNIVVLYPQAHATVANPNGCWDWWGYDDVNFPGKSGGQMVAIKTMIDRVVSGNAAAPYTCADWYASNYSHVYYGRAYVGGDGQVYAKNSNQYLGFYSTGAYTSVRRTSAGYYAYGSCP, encoded by the coding sequence ATGCAAGGAACAATGCGCGCGCTGGCAGCGGCCGGCTTGGCTCTGGCGGGCTGCGCCTTCGGCGCCATGGCGTCGGCTGCGGTCGTGCTGCCCAAGTACAACGTGAGCTTCGATCAGGTGTCGGTCTCCGGCATCTCGTCGGGCGGCTACATGGCCGCCCAGATGCACGTCGCTTATTCCAGGACGGTGAAGAAGGGCGCCGGCATCGTGGCCGGCGGCCCGGTGTACTGCTCGCAAGGCAACGTCAACATCGCCACCGGGCCCTGCATGGCCGACACCGGCTCGCGCAACCTGCCGTACCTCGTCTCGGTCGTCAACACCTGGTCGGGCAACGGCTACATCGACCCGACCTCCAACCTGGCGACGTCCAAGGTCTACCTGTTCTCCGGCACCATCGACTCGACCGTCAGGCAGCCCGTCATGGACGACCTGAAGTCGATGTACCTCAATTACATCTACAGCGCCAACATCAACTACCGCAACGACATCGCCGCCGAGCACGCGATGCCTACCGATGACTACGGCAACACCTGCAGCTACAAGGGCAGCCCGTTCATCAACGACTGCAACCTCGACATCGCCGGCGGCATCCTGAAGTGGATCTACGGATCGCTCAACGCGAAGAACACCGGCACCCTTGGCGGTGCCTTCGTCAATTTCGACCAGCGGGCCTACTGGGGCAATGGCGACCCGACCAACCACGGAATGGCCAACGACGGCTGGGCCTATGTGCCGGCCTCCTGCGCGGCCGGGCAGGCCTGCCGGCTGCATGTCGCCTTCCATGGCTGCAGGCAGAACGTGACCACCATCGGCGACCAGTTCTACAGGCGCACCGGCTACAACAAATGGGCCGACACCAACAACATCGTCGTGCTGTACCCGCAAGCCCATGCGACGGTGGCCAACCCGAACGGCTGCTGGGACTGGTGGGGCTACGACGACGTCAACTTCCCCGGCAAGAGCGGCGGGCAGATGGTGGCCATCAAGACCATGATCGACCGCGTGGTCAGCGGCAACGCGGCCGCCCCCTACACCTGCGCTGACTGGTACGCCAGCAACTACTCGCACGTGTACTACGGCCGCGCCTACGTCGGCGGCGACGGCCAGGTCTACGCCAAGAACTCCAACCAGTACCTGGGTTTCTACTCGACCGGGGCCTATACCAGCGTGCGGCGTACCTCGGCCGGCTACTACGCCTACGGCAGCTGCCCCTGA
- the cysT gene encoding sulfate ABC transporter permease subunit CysT, producing the protein MSGALAAPLPGAAAAPSSRSTSKKVLPGFNITLGYTLLYLGLIVLIPLSALVFKTFTLSWEQFWAAISSPRVLASYRLTFGASFVAALVNVAFGLLVAWVLVRYSFPGKRIVDALVDLPFALPTAVAGISLTALLAGNGWIGQYLEPLGIQLAFNPNGVVIALIFIGLPFVVRTVQPVLEDTERELEEAAMSLGATRWQTFARVIFPSIAPALLTGFAMAFARAIGEYGSVIFIAGNMPMVSEITPLIIIGKLEQYDYAGATAVAVVMLVASFFLLLVINALQGWQRKRSGAS; encoded by the coding sequence ATGAGTGGCGCCCTCGCGGCGCCGCTGCCCGGGGCGGCGGCGGCGCCTTCCTCGCGTTCAACCAGCAAGAAGGTGCTGCCCGGGTTCAACATCACCCTGGGCTACACGCTGCTGTACCTGGGCCTGATCGTGCTGATCCCGCTGTCGGCCCTGGTGTTCAAGACCTTCACGCTCAGCTGGGAGCAGTTCTGGGCGGCCATCAGCTCGCCGCGGGTGCTGGCCTCCTACCGCCTGACCTTCGGCGCGTCCTTCGTCGCGGCCCTGGTCAACGTGGCGTTCGGCCTGCTGGTGGCCTGGGTGCTGGTGCGCTACAGCTTCCCGGGCAAGCGCATCGTCGACGCCCTGGTGGACCTGCCGTTCGCCCTGCCCACCGCCGTGGCCGGCATCTCGCTGACGGCGCTGCTGGCGGGCAACGGCTGGATCGGCCAGTACCTGGAGCCGCTGGGCATCCAGCTGGCCTTTAACCCCAACGGCGTGGTGATCGCGCTGATCTTCATCGGCCTGCCGTTCGTGGTGCGCACGGTGCAGCCCGTGCTGGAGGACACCGAGCGCGAGCTGGAGGAGGCCGCCATGTCGCTGGGCGCCACGCGCTGGCAGACCTTCGCCCGGGTGATCTTCCCGTCCATCGCGCCGGCGCTGCTCACCGGCTTCGCCATGGCCTTCGCCCGCGCCATCGGCGAGTACGGCTCGGTGATCTTCATCGCCGGCAACATGCCCATGGTGTCGGAGATCACGCCGCTGATCATCATCGGCAAGCTGGAGCAGTACGACTACGCCGGCGCCACGGCGGTGGCCGTGGTGATGCTGGTCGCGTCCTTCTTCCTGCTGCTGGTGATCAACGCGCTGCAGGGCTGGCAGCGCAAGCGCTCCGGGGCCAGCTGA
- a CDS encoding sulfate/molybdate ABC transporter ATP-binding protein, whose amino-acid sequence MSIEIRDVSKRFGDFHALRDVSLDIESGELIALLGPSGCGKTTLLRIIAGLETADQGSIFFAGEDTTDVHVRERQVGFVFQHYALFRHMTVFENVAFGLRVKPRGQRPSEAQISKKVHDLLNLVQLDWLADRFPSQLSGGQRQRIALARALAVEPKVLLLDEPFGALDAKVRKELRRWLRRLHDELHVTSIFVTHDQEEALEVADRVVLMNAGRVEQVGSPQQVWDHPASPFVYGFLGDVNMFHGRAHQGEVHLEGMQLASPEHADARNAKATAYVRPHDLQVKRYSPGQGLDAAGRPRGIVAQLQRAIVIGPIARLELIPLDDHQPAGSAVADPIIEAQIPAQQFRELGLREGETLVVTPRRARVFVEGAA is encoded by the coding sequence ATGAGCATCGAAATCCGCGACGTCAGCAAGCGCTTCGGCGACTTCCACGCGCTGCGCGACGTGTCGCTGGACATCGAGTCCGGCGAGCTGATCGCGCTGCTGGGCCCCTCGGGCTGCGGCAAGACCACGCTGCTGCGCATCATCGCCGGGCTGGAGACGGCCGACCAGGGCAGCATCTTCTTCGCGGGCGAGGACACGACCGACGTGCACGTGCGCGAGCGCCAGGTCGGCTTCGTGTTCCAGCACTACGCGCTGTTCCGGCACATGACGGTGTTCGAGAACGTTGCCTTCGGCCTGCGCGTCAAGCCGCGCGGCCAGCGCCCGAGCGAGGCGCAGATCAGCAAGAAGGTGCACGACCTGCTGAACCTGGTGCAGCTGGACTGGCTGGCCGACCGCTTTCCCTCGCAGCTGTCGGGCGGCCAGCGCCAGCGCATTGCGCTGGCCCGCGCCCTGGCGGTGGAGCCCAAGGTGCTGCTGCTGGACGAGCCCTTCGGCGCGCTGGACGCCAAGGTGAGGAAGGAGCTGCGCCGCTGGCTGCGCCGCCTGCATGACGAGCTGCACGTGACCAGCATCTTCGTCACGCACGACCAGGAGGAGGCGCTGGAAGTGGCCGACCGGGTGGTGCTGATGAACGCCGGCCGCGTCGAGCAGGTCGGCTCGCCCCAGCAGGTGTGGGACCACCCGGCCAGCCCCTTCGTCTACGGCTTCCTGGGCGACGTCAACATGTTCCATGGCCGTGCCCACCAGGGCGAGGTGCACCTGGAGGGCATGCAGCTGGCGTCGCCGGAGCACGCCGACGCGCGCAACGCCAAGGCCACGGCCTACGTGCGCCCGCACGACCTCCAGGTCAAGCGCTACTCGCCCGGCCAGGGCCTTGATGCCGCGGGCCGCCCGCGCGGCATCGTGGCGCAGCTGCAGCGCGCCATCGTGATCGGCCCGATCGCCCGGCTGGAACTTATTCCGCTGGACGACCACCAACCGGCTGGCTCGGCAGTGGCCGACCCCATCATCGAGGCGCAGATTCCTGCGCAACAATTCAGGGAGCTGGGTTTGCGGGAAGGCGAGACGCTGGTCGTCACGCCGCGCCGGGCCCGGGTGTTCGTGGAAGGCGCCGCCTGA
- the cysW gene encoding sulfate ABC transporter permease subunit CysW produces the protein MASLTTKRVATTEAPWVRRTLIGVALAFLLLFLVLPLAAVFAEALRKGLGAYLEGLREPDAWSAIQLTLLTAAIAVPLNLVFGVAAAWCIAKYEFRGKAFLTTLVDLPFSVSPVVAGLIYVLVFGAQGWLGPWLESHGIKVVFAVPGIVLATIFVTFPFIARELIPLMQAQGNEEEQAAIVLGASGWQTFWYVTLPNIKWGLIYGVILCNARAMGEFGAVSVVSGHIRGQTNTMPLHVEILYNEYQSVAAFAVASLLALLALVTLAIKTVVEWRHEREMKAAAELPPERPLALKEAS, from the coding sequence ATGGCGAGCCTCACCACCAAGCGCGTGGCCACCACCGAGGCGCCCTGGGTGCGCCGGACGCTGATCGGCGTGGCGCTGGCCTTTTTGCTGCTGTTCCTGGTGCTGCCGCTGGCCGCGGTGTTCGCCGAGGCGCTGCGCAAGGGTCTAGGCGCCTACCTGGAGGGCCTGCGCGAGCCCGATGCCTGGTCCGCCATCCAGCTCACGCTGCTGACCGCAGCAATCGCGGTGCCGCTGAACCTGGTGTTCGGCGTGGCGGCGGCCTGGTGCATCGCCAAGTACGAGTTCCGCGGCAAGGCCTTCCTCACAACCTTGGTGGACCTGCCGTTCTCGGTGTCGCCGGTGGTGGCCGGCCTGATCTACGTGCTGGTGTTCGGCGCCCAGGGTTGGCTGGGGCCCTGGCTGGAGTCGCACGGCATCAAGGTCGTGTTCGCCGTGCCGGGCATCGTGCTGGCCACCATCTTCGTGACCTTTCCCTTCATCGCGCGCGAGCTGATCCCGCTGATGCAGGCCCAGGGCAACGAGGAGGAGCAGGCCGCCATCGTGCTGGGCGCCAGCGGCTGGCAGACCTTCTGGTACGTCACCCTGCCCAACATCAAGTGGGGCCTGATCTACGGCGTGATCCTGTGCAACGCCCGGGCCATGGGCGAGTTCGGCGCGGTGTCCGTGGTGTCCGGCCACATCCGCGGGCAGACCAACACCATGCCGCTGCACGTGGAGATCCTCTACAACGAGTACCAGTCGGTGGCCGCCTTCGCGGTCGCCTCGCTGCTGGCGCTGCTGGCCCTGGTCACCCTGGCCATCAAGACCGTGGTGGAGTGGAGGCACGAGCGCGAGATGAAGGCCGCGGCGGAGCTGCCGCCGGAGCGGCCGCTGGCCCTGAAGGAAGCATCATGA
- a CDS encoding BLUF domain-containing protein — protein MMIRLIYASTVREGVDLNELKRILQQSQANNYRRDLTGILAFNSRIALQALEGARDEVNALYAKLLRDDRHHTVTMLKYQEIAERQWAGWSMGFAAPAAENRAVFLKYSPHSTFNPYAMTGDAAEKMLMELAGKTIAMTVPDSVVAAAPIAAQAQPRPIVARPSTVVPSQPAPLRPAQPQPAPAGAAPAAVRPAASSPAAAPSFLDRPVTRPATEQGPLGRFLGR, from the coding sequence ATGATGATCCGGCTGATCTATGCCAGCACCGTCCGAGAGGGCGTGGACCTCAACGAACTCAAGCGCATCCTGCAGCAGTCGCAGGCCAACAACTACCGGCGCGACCTGACGGGCATCCTGGCCTTCAACAGCAGGATCGCGCTGCAGGCACTGGAGGGTGCCCGCGACGAGGTCAACGCGCTGTACGCCAAGCTGCTGCGCGACGACCGGCACCACACGGTGACCATGCTCAAGTACCAGGAGATCGCCGAGCGCCAATGGGCGGGCTGGTCCATGGGCTTTGCCGCGCCGGCCGCCGAGAACCGCGCGGTGTTCCTGAAGTACTCGCCGCACAGCACGTTCAACCCGTACGCCATGACCGGCGATGCGGCGGAGAAGATGCTGATGGAGCTGGCCGGCAAGACCATCGCCATGACCGTGCCCGACAGCGTCGTGGCGGCAGCGCCGATAGCCGCCCAGGCCCAGCCGCGGCCTATCGTTGCGCGCCCGAGCACCGTGGTCCCGTCGCAACCGGCCCCGTTGCGGCCGGCGCAGCCGCAGCCGGCGCCGGCAGGCGCTGCACCGGCCGCGGTGCGTCCTGCGGCATCCAGCCCCGCCGCCGCGCCCTCGTTCCTGGACCGGCCGGTCACGCGGCCCGCGACGGAGCAGGGGCCGCTCGGCCGCTTCCTGGGCCGCTGA
- a CDS encoding peroxiredoxin: MATLRLGDTAPDFQQDSTEGPISFHQWAGNSWVVLFSHPADFTPVCTTELGKTAALNGEFARRGVKPIAVSVDPVNQHREWVKDINETQNTTVNFPILADADKKVAQLYDMIHPNSLANATVRSVFIIDPKKVIRATLTYPASTGRNFDEILRVIDSLQLTDSHKVATPANWKDGDEVVIVPSLQDPAEIAQRFPKGFRAVKPYLRMTPQPNK, encoded by the coding sequence ATGGCTACGTTGCGTCTGGGCGATACCGCCCCCGACTTCCAGCAGGATTCCACCGAAGGCCCGATCTCTTTCCACCAGTGGGCCGGCAATTCCTGGGTGGTGCTGTTCTCGCACCCGGCCGATTTCACCCCGGTGTGCACCACCGAACTGGGCAAGACCGCGGCCCTGAACGGCGAGTTCGCCAGGCGCGGCGTCAAGCCGATCGCCGTGAGCGTGGACCCGGTGAACCAGCATCGCGAGTGGGTCAAGGACATCAACGAGACGCAGAACACCACGGTGAACTTTCCGATCCTGGCCGATGCGGACAAGAAGGTGGCCCAGCTCTACGACATGATCCATCCGAACTCGCTGGCCAACGCCACGGTGCGCAGCGTGTTCATCATCGACCCGAAGAAGGTGATCCGCGCCACGCTGACCTACCCCGCCAGCACCGGCCGCAACTTCGACGAGATCCTGCGCGTGATCGACTCGCTGCAGCTGACCGACAGCCACAAGGTGGCCACGCCCGCCAACTGGAAGGACGGCGACGAGGTGGTGATCGTGCCCAGCCTGCAGGACCCGGCCGAGATCGCCCAGCGCTTCCCCAAGGGCTTCCGCGCCGTCAAGCCGTACCTGCGCATGACCCCGCAGCCGAACAAGTAA
- the pobA gene encoding 4-hydroxybenzoate 3-monooxygenase, translating into MRTQVAIIGAGPSGLLLGQLLHQAGIANVIVERQSGAYVLGRIRAGILEQVTVDLMAEAGVGARVQREGIAHHSIELVFQGTRHSIDVHGLTGGKQVTAYGQTELTHDLMEARAAAGLETVYEAADVAVQGFDGERPQVRFKGKDGREQVLQCDFIAGCDGFHGVCRASVPRRALREYEKVYPFGWLGVLADVPPVSPHAIVYGNSERGFSLCSMRSMTRSRYYVQTAMDDKVEAWSDQRFWDELRRRLDPELADRVVTGPSIEKSIAPLRSFVAEPMRFGRLFLAGDAAHIVPPTGAKGLNLAASDVKYLSSALIEHYREHSDAGLDQYSARALARVWKAERFSWWLTSLMHRFPDTGDFGQRLQDAELGYLVGSRAAATALAENYVGLPL; encoded by the coding sequence ATGCGCACCCAGGTCGCCATCATCGGCGCCGGCCCCTCGGGCCTGCTGCTCGGCCAGCTGCTGCACCAGGCCGGCATCGCCAACGTGATCGTCGAGCGCCAGAGCGGCGCCTATGTGCTGGGGCGCATCCGCGCCGGCATCCTGGAACAGGTGACGGTGGACCTCATGGCCGAAGCCGGCGTGGGTGCGCGCGTGCAGCGGGAAGGCATTGCGCACCATTCCATCGAACTGGTGTTCCAGGGCACGCGCCATTCCATCGACGTGCATGGGCTGACGGGCGGCAAGCAGGTCACCGCCTACGGCCAGACCGAGCTGACGCACGACCTGATGGAGGCGCGCGCGGCGGCCGGGCTGGAGACGGTGTACGAGGCCGCCGACGTCGCCGTCCAGGGCTTCGACGGCGAGCGGCCGCAGGTGCGCTTCAAGGGCAAGGACGGCCGCGAACAGGTGCTCCAGTGCGATTTCATCGCCGGCTGCGACGGCTTCCACGGCGTGTGCCGCGCCAGCGTGCCGCGCCGCGCCCTCCGGGAGTACGAGAAGGTCTACCCCTTCGGCTGGCTGGGCGTGCTGGCCGACGTGCCGCCGGTCTCGCCCCATGCCATCGTCTACGGCAACAGCGAGCGCGGCTTCTCGCTGTGCTCCATGCGCAGCATGACACGCAGCCGCTACTACGTGCAGACCGCCATGGACGACAAGGTGGAGGCCTGGAGCGACCAGCGCTTCTGGGACGAGCTGCGCCGCCGCCTGGACCCGGAGCTGGCCGACCGGGTCGTCACCGGCCCCAGCATCGAGAAAAGCATCGCGCCCCTGCGCAGCTTCGTGGCCGAACCCATGCGCTTCGGCCGGCTGTTCCTGGCCGGGGACGCGGCCCACATCGTGCCGCCCACCGGCGCCAAGGGGCTGAACCTGGCCGCCAGCGACGTCAAGTACCTGTCTTCCGCCTTGATCGAGCATTACCGCGAGCACAGCGACGCCGGCCTGGACCAATACTCCGCCCGGGCGCTGGCGCGGGTGTGGAAGGCCGAGCGATTCAGCTGGTGGCTGACCTCGCTGATGCACCGCTTCCCCGACACCGGCGACTTCGGCCAGCGGCTGCAGGACGCCGAACTGGGCTACCTGGTGGGCTCGCGCGCCGCCGCCACCGCCCTGGCCGAGAATTACGTGGGCCTGCCGCTGTAG
- a CDS encoding CoA transferase — MSSTAAPQPLRHVRILSLALNLPGPAALMRCHRLGASCAKLEPPSGDPMARYDAAAYAELHQGVRVATADLKTEAGHKMLHRELEKADVLLTSFRPSATEKLGLGWKALHTRYPSLCQVAIVGAPGAGAEEPGHDLTYLAGHGLVTGLELPATLYADMGGSLMATEAVLQAALLQAERYTGSGDVHPIGRYFEVALSEAAAWLALPRRWGMTLPQGAVGGAHAGYRVYACRDGRVAVAALEPHFAAALCAAAGVADAGANSLALPATHQAIAAFFSCHTRAELDRLAGEKDIPLHTLAP, encoded by the coding sequence ATGAGCAGCACCGCCGCCCCCCAGCCGCTGCGCCATGTGCGCATCCTCAGCCTGGCGCTCAACCTGCCCGGTCCCGCCGCGCTCATGCGCTGCCACCGCCTGGGCGCCAGCTGCGCCAAGCTCGAGCCGCCCTCGGGCGATCCGATGGCCCGCTACGACGCCGCGGCTTATGCCGAACTGCACCAGGGCGTGCGCGTGGCCACGGCCGACCTCAAGACCGAGGCCGGGCACAAGATGCTGCACCGCGAGCTGGAGAAAGCCGACGTGCTGCTGACCTCGTTCCGCCCATCCGCGACCGAGAAGCTGGGCCTGGGGTGGAAGGCGCTGCATACCCGGTACCCGTCGCTGTGCCAGGTGGCCATCGTCGGCGCGCCGGGCGCGGGCGCCGAGGAGCCCGGCCACGATCTGACCTACCTGGCCGGCCACGGGCTGGTCACCGGCCTGGAGCTGCCGGCCACGCTGTACGCGGACATGGGCGGCTCGCTCATGGCCACCGAGGCCGTGCTGCAGGCCGCGCTGCTGCAGGCCGAGCGCTACACCGGCTCGGGCGACGTGCACCCGATCGGCCGGTATTTCGAGGTTGCGCTGTCGGAGGCGGCCGCCTGGCTGGCCCTGCCGCGCCGCTGGGGCATGACGCTGCCGCAGGGTGCAGTGGGCGGCGCGCACGCCGGCTACCGCGTCTATGCCTGCCGGGACGGGCGGGTGGCGGTGGCGGCGCTGGAGCCGCACTTCGCGGCGGCGCTGTGCGCCGCGGCTGGCGTGGCGGACGCCGGCGCGAACTCGCTGGCGTTGCCGGCCACGCACCAGGCGATCGCCGCCTTTTTTTCCTGCCACACGCGGGCCGAGCTGGACCGGCTGGCGGGCGAAAAGGACATTCCGCTGCACACGCTGGCCCCCTGA
- a CDS encoding IclR family transcriptional regulator domain-containing protein — MSIARADFIEGMAKGLAVLESFDTERQRLNATLAAQRAGITRAAARRHLLTLAHLGYLETDGSYFWLSPKVLRFSGSYLASARLPRALQPTLNRLAAQTGESFSAVVLDQDQVVIVARSGPTRMLAYGLHLGARLPAHATSTGRVLLAAMNRSAFAAWMKGRELARLTPHTTVDTRRFRQLIEQARAQDFCIASQEHELGVHALAVPLRDMAGRTVAALNVVTSPQRLDEGAFQRELLPLLFDAARELRPLL, encoded by the coding sequence GTGAGCATCGCCCGCGCCGACTTCATCGAGGGCATGGCCAAGGGCCTGGCCGTGCTGGAGAGCTTCGACACCGAGCGCCAGCGGCTCAACGCCACGCTGGCCGCCCAGCGCGCCGGCATCACGCGCGCGGCGGCGCGCCGCCACCTGCTGACGCTGGCCCACCTGGGCTACCTGGAGACGGACGGCAGCTACTTCTGGCTCTCGCCCAAGGTGCTGCGCTTTTCCGGCAGCTACCTGGCCTCGGCCCGGCTGCCGCGGGCGCTGCAGCCCACGCTCAACCGCCTGGCCGCCCAGACCGGCGAGTCCTTCTCGGCCGTGGTGCTGGACCAGGACCAGGTGGTGATCGTGGCGCGCAGCGGGCCCACCCGCATGCTGGCCTACGGCCTGCACCTGGGTGCGCGGCTGCCCGCGCACGCCACCTCGACCGGGCGGGTGCTGCTGGCCGCCATGAACCGAAGCGCCTTCGCCGCCTGGATGAAGGGCCGGGAGCTGGCGCGGCTGACGCCGCACACCACGGTGGACACCCGCCGCTTCCGCCAGCTCATCGAGCAGGCGAGGGCGCAGGACTTCTGCATCGCCAGCCAGGAGCACGAGCTGGGGGTGCATGCGCTGGCCGTGCCCCTGCGCGACATGGCCGGGCGCACGGTAGCGGCGCTCAACGTGGTGACCTCGCCGCAACGGCTGGACGAGGGCGCCTTCCAGCGCGAGCTGCTGCCCCTGCTGTTCGATGCCGCGCGCGAGCTGCGCCCCCTGCTGTAG